From Salvia hispanica cultivar TCC Black 2014 unplaced genomic scaffold, UniMelb_Shisp_WGS_1.0 HiC_scaffold_375, whole genome shotgun sequence:
CAGGCGTGATCGAAGTATTCACTTTCTTCACCCTTATCTTAAACATATTTATGGCAGCCTCTCTGATATTCTTCTTATCAGCTCGTTTGTCGACAACAAAGACCAAAGTGTTACATTCCAACATTGCCTTAATTGCAGACTCCGTCCCAAGAGGATATCTGAAGATTTGAAAATGGTCAGTTGTTTTTATCACAGCAGCACTACTGTTAAGGCGCGTGGgattcatttccttttttgaattCTTCGCAGCAGATGACTGTGAACCTTCCTTTTTTGATTTCTTTACTGCAGAAAATGGCGCTGGCTCTAAGAAAACGGCATCctcaaactttaaattcaaGGCATCCGTGCTCATGAATTCTTGTTTCAAAGGTTCAGGTTCATAGTAATTTTCAGCCTTCTTGGGCACAGCATGCACGGAAACTCTATCTAGAAGCTTGGTCTCCAATGCTTGGAACCTGCCAACCACATCCTATTTTCCAATTAGTGAAGAAAGTATCAGATAACAATATAAGTTTTCACAATAGTTTTACATATATGAATTAGTCTTCTGCAGACTTCATAGTTGGCAAATGATAACCaaataatattctttaaaaCTGTGATTTTTGTTTAGCACGATTATATTAGTAAGACTAATATTACCTATGTCAGTGGATGCtagttaaaaaatgaaattgaaagtTGAACTTGAAGGATGGGATTGTGAAATAAATTGTGGCTGAGACTTCCTCGTTGTGTAACTCAAGTTCCAGAGAATGGCAAGTAAAAcgaaaatgatttaatttccGACCTACAAGCTTTTACAGAAGAAGTTTTTCTGAAATAATAATAGGGGCGCAGTACAACCAAGTTTTCTATGAAAACTAGGACTGACTGCTTATGTTAGTAGTTTACAGGAAACCTTAACAATTTAAGAAGAAACGAGAGATAAAACTTCTGTTTCAAATAGATCAGAACAATGAAGCAAAAAAGCACAGGTGAACTCCCAATAAAATGTGGTTTAGcaatataatactactcctaatTATTAGATGTCAGGCAACGAATTAGCCaactcaaaatgaaagaatggTTTTCATAAgattgtttaaaatttaataaggaCAGAAGTTTATGTAAATTTCCCAGGATATGACGCACAGCCAACAAAGACATTATAGAGGACTCTCATTGCTTAGGCTAAAATGGGAACACGGCATTCTAGATGCAATGCGAGTCCATTCGCCATTCTACTATAGATTGCATACTTGAACTCAAGCACTAAATTGTTGGTGACATTCTATGAGGTGCATAGTTGAGAAGATTCAGAATGACAACCGGCTTGCTTCAACGAAGTTAGCACCCGTAACAACATAGGTCATCTACTCATCACATCAAATGCTAAGAGAACTACTAGAATCTCAATTTTGTAGCTTATGGTAAAGAAAGCAAATTAGATTACTACAATAAACGAATGTTAATTCAATTATCAAATCCAACTAATTAGCTAACAAGGATTATATAATACGAAAATGTGGATTCAGACTGATTTTAATTACTCAAATatcagtaaaaaaaatatggatagGAAATCCCTAATAATCTAGACAACAACCTTAGGGATTAACAGGGGATTCGAAATTGTTTACAATATACTTTTACCAATCAAAGGAAACAGAAACGGTCAGATATCTACATGAATTTGCAGCGTTTAATCAAGACATGAGCTCACCTTTTGGACGGGAAAAAAGGTGGAGGACAAAGAAGAGAGCTTTGTTGAAGCTGAAGAGGTGCCACCGGAGGAAAAATTCAACGCACCGGGGCGGCGGAAGAGAATTCCAGAAGCGACAGGTGCCGGCGGAGCTACTGAAGAGACGATCATTTGAAGATTCATGAGATTTGGAAACGGAATGGAGAGGGTTTAGCTGGGTTTTTCCAAAGAAGATGAGACACAAAATTTAGaggataaataattttatttcgtCCACATAATTTGTTTTCGACACATAtcatttacattattttgtttatatactTCAATCGGTCGAATTTCGTTTagtaaattgtttttttttttaaaggtgGGGTTTTTCCACGAATTTTActattgacaaataatatgagtttgttatttttcactGGCTAAAAAGTtatggcaaataatatcatgatacgaatttttttttcctaatttctcgacaacattTATAAGAGCTTCATATTCTTCATTATTTGAGGATAGTTTTCTTGAAGTACACTCTCTAATTTAATATAgccgaatttttttttttaatggtaaATAACAAGCTTTGGtaaagtttataatattatttgtcaattttagagtacatactttttttaaagttatatgATAATAGGggctaatataaaaaatatttatttctaacGTATCGATTACAAACTCGATGGcattattaatacaaaaatgatCATGAGATTTCCTTTACATGTCGTCTTCTTtgcatttattaatttacagATATTGCATTTCTCCAAACAAATGTAATTACATTTCTTGGCTGCTATTATACCAAACAAGAGGGGGCATCCAACGCTAAAGATGATTAAGCCAACTCTCAACTTCATTATCTCTTCCCAAAaccacaaaatccaaaaacttTATTATGTCAAACTTTTTGGGTGTTTACTTCATTTGTCACctaattttggaatatttcTCCACATAAAACATCACTTCAAATATAAACTTGACCAGTAATCTGTTCTTcgaaaggaagaaaaatacAATTCATGGGATATTCTAGCATGCAGACATCCATGACAAGATTATTCAATTTAGGATTTTATAAATCATTACATCAAGTGTAATGTTTATAAATCATCTTAGATTACGGATTTTACGTACAAGAAGTTTGAAACTCACTGCAATTTCTACTATTCTTATTATGCAGGGCACAATGAGCTACGATGATACGAAAAGAAAAGGTGGATTCAGGGCATGCATGTTTGTTTTTGGTAAGTTACGACTCCAAAATATCCCGAACACAAAAACTTATGCTTGACGTTGTTACAGTCTCTAATGTCTCACATCGGTGGTGTAAGACAACTGATGTTGAGTTTATAGACAAGTAGATTTTATCTTCTATTCCTAATAGACTGGTCTTTAGGATAAGCTCTCATGTCCTATTCTGAACGACCGTACAATCAAATGTTCACGACATCAAGAATGTGattattgtttccatttttctctttcagtATTGGCAATGTTGGAGAACATCGGATTCGTAGCGAACATGTCGACCATGGTTCTCTACTTCCACTTGTTTTTCAACCTGTCGGTGGCGGCCAACACACTCACCAACTTCTTAGGTTCGACGTTCTTGCTCACTGTTCTCGGAGGCTTCATCTCCGACAACTACTTGAGCCGGCTACACACCTGCCTCATTTTTGGATTTCTCGAAATTACGGTAAACCCCCTTCTCGTTTTACATCGTTTCTTCTGATAAACTCGTGCTCAGTGGttggttcttttcttttcacagGGTCTCGTGATGATAACAATCCAAGCACACTCCAAGAAATCGGAGTACGTCCCCTGCAACAAGCCGAGCTGCATAGGGGGCAGTGATGCCACCATGTTCTATGCTTCTCTATGCATCTTAGCTTTGGGCTGCGGCGGAGTGAAGGGTTCTGTGGCTGCACTCGGGGCGGATCAGTTTGACCGTAACGAGACCGGAGGAGCAAAGGGTGTCGCAAGCTTCTTCAACTATTACCAGTTCAGCACGACAGTTGGATCGCTGATAGGAGTGACAGCAGTCGTGTGGATTGCGTTGAATAGAGGATGGCACTGGGCTTTTTTCACGGGCTTGGTGACAGCGTTCGTTGGATTCGTCGTGCTTGCATTCGGGAAGCCTTTCTACTTGTTCCAACCACTGGCAAACAGCCCCATTGTCAGGGTATCACAGGTCTGTGTGTTTAACTTCATCATCACCTACCTGTACAAACAAATTATGGATTTCAGCAAATGAATCGACAAAATTTTACGATGTATTCAGGTCATTACAACTGCAGTTCGGAACAGAAACCTAAAATTCCCCGAGAGCTCAGACGAGCTGTATGAGGCTGACGATAAGGAGGGAGATACGTCTGTAGAGAAACTTGCACACACCAACCAGTTCAGGTTCCTAGACAAAGCAGCTATTCCCGGCCAACCAGATGGAGGCTGCACGGTGACACAAGTCGAAGAAGTGAAGATATTGATACGGATGCTACCTATCTTTGCGAGTACGATCATAATGAATACCTGCTTGGCACAGCTGCAGACATTCTCAGTAGTCCAAGGATACTTCATGGAACCTCACTTGGCCACACTGAACATTCCCTCTCCTTCGATACCTGTCATCCCTTTACTCTTCATGGCCGTTCTCCTTCCACTCTACGAGTTCCTCTTCATCCCATTTGCCCGAAAGATCACAGGGCATCCTAATGGAATAACTCAGCTCCAGCGTGTAGGCGTAGGGCTGGTCCTGTCTATAATCTCGATGGGGATAGCCGGTTTGGTGGAGGTGAAAAGAAGGGATCAGGCTATCAAGGACCCATTCAAGCCAATTAGTCTTTTCTGGCTCTCGTTCCAATACGGAGTCTTTGGGATTGCGGACATGTTTGCAATGGTTGGGCTGATGGAATTCTTCTATAAAGAAGCTCCATCTGGGATGAGGTCTCTTTCCACATCTTTCGCGCTGCTGTCGCTGTCTTTTGGATATTTCTTGAGCACCGCCTTTGTGAACATTGTGAATGCAGTGACGGAGAAGGTTTCACGTGACAAACAAGGCTGGCTGCAGGCACCGGAGATGGAGCCTCCCTTGAATCATTACAAGCTCGACTACTTCTACTGGTTTCTAGCCATCCTTAGCACCCTCAACTTCGGAAACTATCTCTACTGGGCATCCTGGTACAAGTATCGAACACAAGTAAAAGAGGCCGATGAAGACGCGACTAAACCTTCAGAGTAATACAGTCCGGCTACATAAAGTTCCAGCAACTATTGTAATAAGCACCCTCTCAAGTTTTGACTATCCTTCTCTCTCAAGTtgaaaacaacataaaaaatggattccATGCCtatatattacaaatatatattgactGTATTTGACCCCCAACCCaaataaaacttaaataaataaataaataaaacaagccTGCAAGAACAGAATAAActgtcaaattttcaatacTTGCAAGTGCCAGTATATATAAACATGCAAGTCATGTCACACATTTACTGCATTACTAGCAGTATCCAATAAAATCTATAAAACCAACAAATACTTGAATCTAATTTTGATACAAACAATAGTAGTTTGAAGTGTAAAGCAGAGGAAGAGAATGTTCAAAGGGAGCATTTGAATTAGTTccaaggagaagaagaaagtatACACACGAAATCATGAAGCATCGACCCATAGTTTAAATCCACCTTGTGGAGTTGTTCCATTATCTGAATTGACCACCTGTGCATATGGATCGAAACATCGTTAATTTCAATCCCACAAAAACATCATAGAGAAGACAAGAATATTATGCTTGCCACTTTTAACAGCAAAATTCAACCCTAAACCTCTGCAAGATATGAGCAATTTATCTAATCTCTGTAGAACTTGTTCCATTGTTTGACAAGAACTGAATATCAATTCCACACTCTCTAACTGCTGCAGAAAAGGAGATGTTACTTTTTTTGCTTTACAGATGGTAAACAGAAAAAGGAAACTTCAAAGTAGATTGATTCTTACCTCAAGCCACCTTAGAAGTAGACGGCAGAGATGCAGATCCAACATCACAAAAATTTCAGTGCATACGCCTGTAGATGCTTTGCTACTTTCATTGCATAAGCATTCTCTCCGCTATATCTGAATGGTACTAATACTGTTTATGCAAAGTTACAGAAGAGTCATCATCTGAATAATTATTGCAGATGGCCTGATAATAACAAATGGAATAACAGCACAATTAGCAAGCAGTTCTAAAAAAGGCACCAATTATGTATCTTGAGTCAGTAACCATGTGAAACAAGAATCAATAACGAAGGTATAAAAGTAGAAGCAAAATTTTTGTCATTGCGAGTAACATTCTTGTTTAAAGTACAAAGGAAATGCAAATGCTACAAAGGATGGCAAACAACTGAAGAACATGATGAATCGACATCCAAAAACCACAAATTTACATGTGCAAGTTGCTTCTGTAATACACCTAACTCTATATCAGAAGACCAGATAACAAATTTATTGTCCCTGTCAAATGAGGATGGGTTGGCTTGAAGAGCACCAAAAATCCAAGCCAATGTGCATCTCATCAATGTTCTTAAATTCCGATACTTTGCTTTTTCAGTAAATTCTCAACAGCATAGAAAAAATGGGCGAAGAAACAGATAGTTTTCCCAAAGTCTCCACCGATGAAGCAATCTTGAAAGGGAAATCCCAGCCCAAATCTTCAAAGAAGAGGATGAGCTCCGAACAAAAAGAATCCTACTAGCCTTCCCCACATACAAGTCATTTGTGCGGTCAAAGGTATCCGAAAATGACATGTTATTACGTGGAAGCATGTTCGCAAGCACCCAGGTGCTGTAACCAAGTTCCAAACTATTTCTAGTCACAGATGCTAGCACCAGAATTTCTTTGAACAGTTCCATCGTCGAATCCTGAAAGTTGACGGACATGGAAAGTTTGCTGAAGTCAGAATAGTTGCTGGCATCAATGACTGGGTGCCCTCTTCTAGCAAGATCAATCAAAAAATCAGACGCTGGTCCAACCAAGATGTAATTTCGTGTATTCAACCCTCAAAGTGGCAGAGCATATTCCTGACAACCGTATCTGGCACTTTAAACAGACTCACAAGCAAAACAGTTTTTTTGTGTTGCACAGATTGAAGAACACTTGCAAGTTCATGTGAAGTCGCCACGATTCTGTTGGTTAATACTTTTCTGAAGCAGAAATCATACCAATTGAGATCCTTTAAAGGATATAGTTCTAGTACGTTGAAATCGACCAAATTTTCATCCAGTAACTGAGAATCAGGTCCTGCTGTTTTGCCATAATTGACACCTCCATCCCTATGACTGATGCTCAATGCTCTCATTATGAAAATTGGTATAGATATTAAAGTATCCACGAGtggataaattttataaaccaCGGTGTCAGATTTCTCTCCCAGCTTCTTGTACCACCATTTGATACCTGTTGTCATATCATCCCATAGatcaaatacaaaatagaCTAAACAATGAATCAATTAGAAAACAAAGAAACCAAAGCAGAAAAGAAGAATGTGGTTAATGGAAACAGTTACCATTCCGTTTAGGAAAGGCTTTACGCCTTTGGACTTATGCATGTCGTACCACAGCCGGAACTCTTTCCAAGGTCTTGGGAACAAGCTAGCCCCAAGTTCCAACTAGCTGATACAAGAAAATCCGAGATTCATCATCTAAATGCATTTTGTTTCCATGTGTACCTGCGAGAAAAACAAAGCAGGGTAAAGGGAGAATTTTAACAGTGACAGACTTAGTACTGAATAAGTAACATAGAAACAGAAaatgagaagaagagagaaagcATATTCTAAAATATCAACTACGGCATACACATGAATAATTCATAGTGAAGACTGAAGCATACAAAAGAAAGTTAAGGGTTCAAATTTGTATTCGATGCCATATCCTTGAAATTGTATACCAGGGGAACAAGGAAAGCCAGACAAGAGTTATAACAGAGGAAAACTTGACCTACACaaacatcaaataattttcaagTGGAAAGCAGCAAAAAACAACCCATCTTCTCACTAACGAACTATGAAATGTAGGCAACATCAGCAGCATAAAATGCTTCTCGGCCGGGGAGTACCCAAATTTATTTACAGGAGACAATCCATAACTCTTAAATGAATATAAGCACAACAATAGCATAAATCTGAGGGCATACTGTCACTTAAGCAGCATTTAGCACAAAGTAGAGCCACAGTGCTTTTATTTACCAAATGCTGAAAAGCAATCACATCAATCTCAACTACACATACACACATCATAACAAGAATGAAGAGAACTACCTGGCACAAACCTCGGCCTTTGCAGCGACGCCCCGTAAATGGAAGGACTGAAATTCATGgcattatagtaataattcaAGATCAACGCCTTCAAACCCTACCAGCTGCCATACACAGATTCAAATATTCAAGATCTCGGATAATCATTCATTCCACTTCAATAAGCAAAGTACTCCATACAGCATGATACTACatacaaacaaaaatcaaatccctaaataaatcaagaacacAAAAGAAACCTGTAATAAAGAGGCGCAAGTTCCGAGATCATCCTCAACAACAAATGCAAACTCATGATCAAGCAGGCCACCATGCTTCAAGCCACTGCGCCTGCAGCCCTGCATTGGAAGTCCGGTAATGCCTTCTCCACGAATCTCCACTCGAACCCATCAACGAAATCAAGAATCTGGGTGGAAAGGTTCAAGTTTTCGTCAGTCCCAGTTTGTAGGAATTCCAGGGGAAATACAATTGACGTAGATGTGGAGATGTGGGCATGGCGGCGGCGTCGTAGTGGGCTCTGGCCCGAGAGTTGAGGCAGCAGGAGACAAGAGGGGCAGGGCAGTCGAAGGTGAGGACTTTGATGAGGAATGTGAAGTTGGATTGAGGGGATGGGGTTGGGGTGAGCGCAGATGCTGGATTTGGGATGGGAGCGAGGAGGGGAGAGGAAAGAgggaggagagggagaggaggaggaagagcaGGAGGATTAGCAGCGAGAGGCGTCTCCTGCTTTGAGGAGGTAATCATTTGCCCCAACTATGTTATGATCGGAGATGGAGATGTATATGCTGAGGAATTCAAACAATAAATTAGGGGCAATTGCAGCTAAATCACAAGAGGTATTCAATAGAATTAACTATGAGAAAGGAGGCAATGCAGAAAAGCTCGGATTGGGATTGAATCCGGCGGCAAGGATTCCATTGATCTCTTAAAACAATAGCAAAACTAAGCTTTTGGTGTCGAAAATGAATTATAACTAAATTAGtacaattgataaattaaaaggaaaattaaacaaaaataaaacagagaaaagTTTAATTAAGAGTTGTGTTAAGTGTAATTCTCCTTTTTACTGAATATGTCAAATTTTTTGACTGATAAGTTGAACGTGTCTGACATCTTATGACATTTTGATTCAACCATAgactataattttaattctatataAGCTTCTAATTCCCAAGttaaaaagacataaaaaaagTAACTCTGATATTACTCAAGATGCATTAGAAAACAACTagtttaaattcaaatcaacaGCTAAAAACCTTTGATTTAATGCGAGTACTATGTCTAATTGTAAGAAGTCTTCATAGACTCAATTCCTCTCATTTAGCTCTTTTAAAAAGTCTGTGTTAATtcctttattttgataattaaaatctCTTACAATTGTTATACTCTTGAAAGGCTAAGTGATGTTAAGAAGCGTTTAATCCAGGTACTCTTATTTAAGAGTATGAGGTGGGCCGAATCGCATTTCTTTCATAATACTTGGTAGGCATATATTTGCGTCGTCTTTCTAGTAGACCAGCTAGAATACCAtcgttaaatttatttaatttaaataaaagcactattttcacaatattacaattcattaaaaaaacacGAAATACtacaattacaaaaaaattaaaattacataattcaaatccaaaaaattaaaaattacataattaaaatcataaaaaattaaaaaatacataattaaattcataaaaattaaaagaccTTACTAGTACTTAGAATTTAGCCCAAATGGCATTGTGTGTCTTCTTTTGATCCTGGATTCATAGTTGTATGCACACCTCGGCATGGGGGAGACCTCGCGGTTGAGCTTAGGCTTCATCCTCGTCGTAAAGTTAACTTCGCCGGTTCTTAGAAGTattataatcatgttgtgcaagataataccgtgtacatgatgtcgagCGATATTCTTAACGTACCGCAGTAGAAACAGGGccttcacaatgttgaatcggcATGAAG
This genomic window contains:
- the LOC125199091 gene encoding 60S ribosomal protein L23A-like — its product is MNLQMIVSSVAPPAPVASGILFRRPGALNFSSGGTSSASTKLSSLSSTFFPVQKDVVGRFQALETKLLDRVSVHAVPKKAENYYEPEPLKQEFMSTDALNLKFEDAVFLEPAPFSAVKKSKKEGSQSSAAKNSKKEMNPTRLNSSAAVIKTTDHFQIFRYPLGTESAIKAMLECNTLVFVVDKRADKKNIREAAINMFKIRVKKVNTSITPAGTKKAFIMLPPDIKAADVAKRIKIL
- the LOC125199093 gene encoding protein NRT1/ PTR FAMILY 4.6-like, which translates into the protein MSYDDTKRKGGFRACMFVFVLAMLENIGFVANMSTMVLYFHLFFNLSVAANTLTNFLGSTFLLTVLGGFISDNYLSRLHTCLIFGFLEITGLVMITIQAHSKKSEYVPCNKPSCIGGSDATMFYASLCILALGCGGVKGSVAALGADQFDRNETGGAKGVASFFNYYQFSTTVGSLIGVTAVVWIALNRGWHWAFFTGLVTAFVGFVVLAFGKPFYLFQPLANSPIVRVSQVITTAVRNRNLKFPESSDELYEADDKEGDTSVEKLAHTNQFRFLDKAAIPGQPDGGCTVTQVEEVKILIRMLPIFASTIIMNTCLAQLQTFSVVQGYFMEPHLATLNIPSPSIPVIPLLFMAVLLPLYEFLFIPFARKITGHPNGITQLQRVGVGLVLSIISMGIAGLVEVKRRDQAIKDPFKPISLFWLSFQYGVFGIADMFAMVGLMEFFYKEAPSGMRSLSTSFALLSLSFGYFLSTAFVNIVNAVTEKVSRDKQGWLQAPEMEPPLNHYKLDYFYWFLAILSTLNFGNYLYWASWYKYRTQVKEADEDATKPSE